One region of Hydrogenobaculum sp. Y04AAS1 genomic DNA includes:
- a CDS encoding ATP-binding protein, whose protein sequence is MKLLPIGIQTFEKIRNNNYYYVDKTVFVKKLENGGYYFLSRPRRFGKSLFLDTLKEAFSGNKELFKGLYLYDNWDWEKRYPVIKFDLSQAYPDTEENLLESLKSFLDDTAKLHHIKLTKRLIPLKFQELIQKLYEKYNQKVVVLIDEYDKPILDVIEDIEKARRNRDILKKFFEILKPSDPYLKLVFLTGVSRFSKVSIFSGLNQLNDITVDRNFSTVCGYTQSELESVFEDRLKDFDKEKIKEWYNGYSWLGESVYNPFDILLLFDKKMFKPYWFETATPTFLIKMFMKNRYYIPELENLEVGDEILSNLDVDNIRVENLLFQSGYLTIKDFKEKYGIYILSYPNLEVRKSFNSYFLTYIIEDISAKYKTDIGLIEAFETKQVEKLKDILHRFFASIPHDWYRKNDIDSYEGFYASIVYALFNGAGLNVIAEDNTNKGQIDLSVFNQDSVYIIEFKVVEDKEEGNALKQIKEKRYYEKYMGKYKEIYLIGIEFSKKDKNIVGFEWEKFLF, encoded by the coding sequence ATGAAGCTTTTACCAATAGGCATACAAACATTTGAGAAAATAAGAAACAACAACTATTATTATGTAGACAAGACAGTGTTTGTTAAAAAATTAGAAAACGGTGGATATTACTTTCTATCTCGTCCCAGAAGATTTGGAAAATCTCTTTTTCTTGATACACTAAAAGAAGCGTTTTCTGGTAACAAAGAATTATTTAAAGGGCTTTATCTGTATGATAATTGGGATTGGGAGAAAAGGTATCCAGTGATAAAGTTTGATTTAAGTCAAGCTTATCCAGATACGGAGGAAAATCTCTTAGAGTCTTTAAAATCGTTTTTAGATGATACAGCAAAACTACACCATATAAAACTCACCAAAAGACTCATACCTCTAAAGTTTCAAGAGCTCATCCAAAAATTATACGAAAAATACAATCAAAAAGTAGTGGTACTTATAGATGAATACGATAAACCAATACTTGATGTAATAGAAGACATAGAAAAAGCAAGAAGAAATAGAGATATACTAAAAAAGTTTTTTGAGATACTAAAACCCTCTGATCCTTATCTTAAACTTGTATTTCTTACAGGGGTATCGAGGTTTTCAAAAGTATCTATATTTAGCGGGTTAAACCAGCTAAACGATATTACCGTAGATAGAAACTTTTCTACAGTATGTGGATATACCCAATCTGAGCTTGAAAGTGTTTTTGAAGATAGATTGAAAGATTTTGATAAAGAGAAGATAAAAGAGTGGTATAACGGTTATAGTTGGCTTGGAGAGAGTGTTTACAATCCTTTTGACATACTGCTGTTGTTTGATAAGAAAATGTTTAAACCTTACTGGTTTGAAACAGCAACGCCTACATTTCTTATTAAGATGTTTATGAAAAACAGATACTACATACCAGAGCTTGAGAACCTTGAAGTAGGAGATGAGATACTATCAAATCTTGATGTGGATAATATAAGAGTAGAAAATCTTCTGTTTCAATCTGGTTATCTTACAATAAAAGATTTTAAAGAAAAATACGGAATATACATATTGTCCTATCCAAACTTAGAAGTGAGAAAAAGCTTCAATAGTTATTTTCTAACCTATATAATAGAAGATATCTCAGCAAAATATAAAACTGATATAGGTCTAATAGAGGCTTTTGAGACAAAACAAGTAGAAAAACTAAAAGACATTTTACATAGATTTTTTGCAAGCATACCCCACGATTGGTATAGGAAAAACGACATAGACTCCTATGAGGGATTTTATGCATCTATCGTATATGCGCTTTTTAACGGAGCAGGGCTAAATGTGATAGCAGAAGACAACACCAACAAAGGCCAGATAGATTTAAGTGTCTTTAACCAGGACAGCGTTTATATAATAGAGTTTAAGGTAGTAGAGGACAAAGAGGAAGGGAATGCTTTAAAACAGATAAAAGAGAAAAGGTATTATGAGAAGTACATGGGCAAGTACAAAGAGATCTATCTAATAGGGATAGAATTTAGCAAGAAAGATAAAAACATTGTGGGCTTTGAGTGGGAGAAATTTTTATTTTAG
- a CDS encoding Txe/YoeB family addiction module toxin — MWKVVITKQAKKDLVNIYRAGLKSKFEKLVEEIKKDPYTSQCEKLIGDLEGYYSCRINRKHRLVYEIDDEQKIVKIVSVWNHY, encoded by the coding sequence GTGTGGAAAGTTGTAATTACTAAGCAAGCTAAGAAAGACTTAGTGAATATATACCGCGCCGGTTTGAAATCTAAATTCGAAAAATTAGTAGAAGAAATCAAAAAAGATCCATATACTTCTCAGTGTGAAAAGCTTATTGGAGATTTAGAAGGTTATTACTCATGTCGCATAAATAGAAAACATCGTTTAGTCTACGAAATTGATGATGAACAAAAAATTGTAAAGATAGTAAGTGTATGGAATCACTATTAG
- a CDS encoding carbon monoxide dehydrogenase beta subunit family protein, translating into MKILLENGSINIYSFDKEYVIIGYHQDPEKEIRLDYIEKNNIELLKSRLSGQAVYVDEETIGVRVKGTKELFYERFLKAFKNIIKDVNIEGTQLKVGQKRLSVVHGDIEDGAFEIFLPFSLNIEKTLKSIHMPVEKLTSYGIKAADDRLTSVRKSIEKDISKEEFINMLLNSFYDEFGAFDIKEEEHVYFETDKNFIFENAKPKEGYTYGLYRCKGGTFRVYIKASEGVLEDIFINGDYIISPKDYIKSLENFLKGKKIDIIKDELDLFLESRAFKSIDISKEDIKEAVLFTIRKLDAKDFGLNEDALIASIGGDLKENLQKAKVMLLPYCAKPRWCDYRHLDDCGECGGCTVGDAYRLAYQKGMIPITITSFELLRDTLLWCADNGYTYIGHCCYEFYEKRYEAFQKASMFGANGVLFDIVGTTCYSLGVEEEEKAYHGEFSVELDLIKDDLTKSLAFKEDEKEFSKSHQSFDFSKYFLDFKPPYYKKPKAVPTPEEDRTRSAMQIDVFKGEATIKDSVVSYKEAFKELASLIKSSKNPTVVVGPLLFWDFNEKDLQEKAYITRLLIEKINANVKILPDYRPKLKNYDPNVEMDPPNPHEAILHGNHDITILIGTHCYRTDFVIRLLKKHTPTKVVALCGLYGHPEADLSTSFTDANKLKELLDML; encoded by the coding sequence ATGAAAATTTTACTAGAAAATGGAAGCATAAATATATATAGTTTTGATAAAGAATATGTGATAATTGGCTATCATCAAGACCCTGAGAAAGAGATAAGGCTTGATTATATAGAAAAAAACAACATAGAACTTCTAAAAAGTAGGCTTTCAGGTCAAGCGGTTTATGTGGATGAAGAGACTATTGGGGTAAGAGTAAAAGGCACCAAAGAGCTTTTTTATGAGAGGTTTTTAAAAGCTTTTAAAAATATAATAAAGGATGTAAATATAGAAGGCACTCAATTGAAAGTAGGTCAAAAAAGGCTTTCAGTGGTTCATGGGGATATTGAGGATGGTGCGTTTGAGATATTTTTGCCCTTTTCTTTAAATATAGAAAAAACGCTAAAGAGTATACATATGCCGGTGGAGAAACTCACCTCTTACGGTATAAAAGCAGCGGATGATAGGCTTACAAGCGTAAGAAAATCTATAGAAAAAGACATATCAAAAGAAGAGTTTATCAATATGCTTCTGAACAGCTTTTACGATGAGTTTGGGGCTTTTGATATAAAAGAAGAAGAACATGTTTATTTTGAGACAGATAAAAACTTTATCTTTGAAAATGCAAAGCCAAAAGAGGGCTATACATATGGGCTTTATAGATGCAAAGGTGGTACTTTTAGAGTTTATATAAAAGCATCAGAGGGTGTTTTAGAAGATATTTTTATAAACGGAGATTATATAATATCACCAAAAGATTATATTAAAAGCTTAGAAAACTTCTTAAAAGGTAAAAAGATAGACATTATAAAAGATGAGCTTGATTTATTTTTAGAGTCTAGAGCTTTTAAAAGCATAGATATATCAAAAGAAGATATAAAAGAAGCGGTTTTGTTTACAATAAGAAAACTTGATGCAAAAGATTTTGGTTTAAACGAAGATGCACTTATTGCAAGTATAGGAGGAGATTTAAAAGAAAACCTTCAAAAGGCAAAGGTGATGCTGCTTCCTTACTGCGCCAAACCAAGATGGTGTGATTATAGGCATCTTGATGATTGCGGGGAGTGCGGTGGATGCACGGTAGGAGATGCCTATAGGCTTGCCTACCAAAAGGGTATGATACCTATTACCATTACATCGTTTGAGCTTTTAAGAGATACGCTTCTTTGGTGTGCTGATAATGGTTATACTTATATAGGGCATTGCTGTTATGAGTTTTACGAAAAGCGCTACGAGGCTTTTCAAAAGGCCTCTATGTTTGGAGCAAATGGAGTGCTTTTTGATATAGTAGGTACCACTTGCTATAGTCTTGGTGTGGAAGAAGAAGAAAAAGCTTATCATGGTGAGTTTAGTGTAGAGCTTGATCTCATAAAAGACGATCTTACTAAGTCTTTGGCTTTTAAAGAAGATGAAAAAGAATTTAGCAAATCTCATCAGAGCTTTGATTTTTCAAAATACTTTTTAGACTTTAAACCCCCTTACTACAAAAAACCAAAAGCAGTGCCGACCCCAGAAGAAGATAGAACAAGAAGCGCCATGCAAATAGATGTCTTCAAAGGTGAGGCCACCATCAAAGACAGCGTAGTCTCTTACAAAGAAGCATTTAAAGAGCTTGCAAGCCTTATTAAGAGCTCAAAAAACCCAACGGTAGTAGTAGGACCTCTTTTATTTTGGGATTTTAACGAAAAAGACCTCCAAGAAAAAGCCTATATCACAAGGCTCTTGATAGAAAAGATAAATGCCAATGTGAAGATACTACCAGATTATAGACCAAAACTAAAAAACTACGATCCAAACGTCGAGATGGACCCACCAAACCCCCATGAAGCCATACTTCATGGCAATCACGATATCACCATTCTGATAGGAACGCACTGCTACAGGACAGATTTTGTGATAAGGCTTCTAAAAAAACATACCCCCACCAAGGTGGTAGCTTTGTGTGGGCTTTATGGGCATCCAGAGGCGGATTTGTCTACAAGCTTTACAGATGCTAACAAACTAAAAGAGCTTTTAGATATGCTTTGA
- a CDS encoding ABC transporter ATP-binding protein has translation MSVVIEVKNVTKIFKRHTKKYFSIKSAFVDFIKHGRPQKQIVKALDNISFDMVSGSTLGIIGKNGAGKSTLLKIISGIIKPTSGSVKVKGSLVPLLELGTGFHPELTGRENIIISGLILGLSKKEIYKKIDEIIEFAELKDVIDEPVRTYSSGMYSRLAFSTAFSIDPDIIILDEILSVGDISFMKKSKEKVKEFKRKNKTILFVSHDMTSVKEMCDEAIYIDKGRLIQRGEVDTVVSLCGV, from the coding sequence ATGAGTGTTGTGATAGAGGTAAAAAATGTTACAAAGATCTTTAAAAGACATACGAAAAAATATTTTTCCATAAAGTCTGCTTTTGTGGATTTTATAAAACACGGTAGACCCCAAAAGCAGATAGTAAAAGCCCTTGATAATATAAGCTTTGATATGGTATCTGGAAGCACTTTGGGTATAATAGGAAAAAACGGTGCTGGTAAATCTACCCTTCTTAAAATAATATCTGGCATCATAAAACCCACCTCTGGAAGCGTAAAGGTAAAAGGAAGCTTAGTGCCTCTTTTGGAGCTTGGCACTGGTTTTCATCCGGAGCTCACCGGTAGAGAAAACATCATCATAAGCGGTCTTATCCTTGGGCTTTCCAAAAAAGAAATATACAAGAAAATAGATGAGATAATAGAGTTTGCAGAGTTAAAAGATGTGATAGATGAACCTGTAAGGACTTACTCTTCTGGTATGTATTCAAGGCTTGCTTTTTCTACGGCTTTTAGTATAGACCCAGATATTATAATCTTGGATGAGATACTATCGGTAGGTGATATATCTTTTATGAAAAAAAGCAAAGAAAAGGTAAAAGAGTTTAAAAGAAAAAACAAAACGATATTGTTTGTAAGCCATGATATGACAAGTGTAAAAGAGATGTGCGATGAAGCTATTTATATAGACAAAGGTAGGTTGATCCAAAGAGGGGAGGTAGATACTGTAGTGAGTTTATGCGGTGTATAA
- a CDS encoding ABC transporter permease, whose product MEMKQNALIYPFYLLYKYHYLIYVLALKELKIRYRGSIFGFLWSMLNPLLNLLVYTFLFVVIFKNTAKNYPVYFFSGILPWNWFSSSVMEATDSVVSAGALITKSTLPAEIVVITKVVSNLINYLLSIPVLFLFLIFFHVKISFIVLFLPVVVIIQFFLTAGVAFFPATWNVFYRDVRQIMQTIIQLLFFCMPVMYFDTQIPSKYQKLIYLNPVAYLIKVYHDIFYNNLMPRPELLILLFFISIVVYIIGFNYFHSKKDVFAEYI is encoded by the coding sequence ATGGAAATGAAGCAAAATGCTTTGATATATCCGTTTTACCTTCTTTATAAGTATCACTACCTCATATACGTTTTGGCTTTAAAAGAGCTAAAAATAAGGTATAGGGGCTCTATTTTTGGTTTTTTGTGGAGTATGCTAAACCCTCTTTTAAATCTTTTGGTTTATACATTTTTGTTTGTGGTGATATTTAAAAATACTGCAAAAAATTATCCAGTTTATTTTTTTAGCGGTATATTGCCCTGGAATTGGTTTTCCTCTTCTGTGATGGAGGCCACCGATTCTGTGGTTTCTGCTGGGGCTTTGATAACAAAATCTACGCTACCTGCTGAGATAGTGGTAATCACAAAAGTAGTTTCTAACCTTATAAACTATCTTTTATCGATACCTGTACTGTTTTTATTTTTAATATTTTTCCATGTTAAGATAAGTTTTATAGTGCTTTTCCTTCCGGTGGTGGTAATAATACAATTTTTTCTCACAGCAGGTGTAGCGTTTTTCCCAGCCACATGGAACGTATTTTATAGAGATGTTAGACAGATTATGCAGACCATTATACAGCTTTTGTTTTTTTGTATGCCGGTTATGTATTTTGATACACAAATACCTTCTAAATACCAAAAGCTAATATACCTAAACCCAGTAGCTTATCTTATAAAGGTATACCACGATATTTTTTATAACAACCTAATGCCAAGACCCGAGCTTTTGATATTGTTATTTTTTATATCCATAGTAGTTTATATAATAGGGTTTAACTATTTTCACTCTAAAAAGGATGTTTTCGCAGAGTATATATGA